One segment of Urocitellus parryii isolate mUroPar1 chromosome 5, mUroPar1.hap1, whole genome shotgun sequence DNA contains the following:
- the LOC144254953 gene encoding putative ATP-dependent DNA helicase DDX11-like protein 8: MTNKTQEVVGIHFPFPFPPYPIQKDFMAELYQVLEAGKIGIFESPTGTGKSLSLICGALSWLRDFEQKKQQEEARLLEPGANLLGGGRDQPPFSSSSCQEPPDTLRPAGEPDWVTQFVQKKEERDMVERLKEEQIRRRKWEECLQQTHHNAQLKYAPKRLRQEEEETESLLCLSREMLAAGTEAEQLEQLESREEELVLAEYESDEEKRTARGVDEDEDDLEEEHITKIYYCSRTHSQLAQFVHEVQKSPFGKETRLVSLGSRQNLCVNEDVKNLGSVQLINDRCIEIQRSKHEKKNRAEEDKPKKRRQETKAACPFYNHEQMQLLRDEILVEVKDMEQLVTLGKEAWACPYYGSRFAIPAAQLVVLPYPMLLHAATQEAAGIRLQGQVIIIDEAHNLIDTITGIYSTEVTGSQLCQAHSQLLQYMERYGKRLKAKNLMYIKQILYLLEKFVAMLGGNIKQNPNTQNLSKTGTELKTINDFLFQSQVDNINLFKVQRYFEKRMVSRKLFGFTEHYGAVLPSSRLQPKLTGFQHFLKSLQPGVTEAPATPVEEDETRAPWPTSPLMHIEGFLAALTTANQDGRVILSRQGSLSQSSLKFLLLNPAVHFAQVVKECRAVVIAGGTMQPVSDFRDQLLACAGVEAERVVEFSCGHVIPPDNILPLVICSGPSNQQLEFTYQKRELPQMMDETGRILCNLCNVVPGGVVCFFPSYEYQHQVHAHWDKSGLLARLAVRKKIFQEPKRASQVEQVLMAYSKCITSCGQVGGTVTGALLLSVVGGKMSEGINFSDDLGRCVVMMGMPYPNIRSPELQEKMAYLDQTLPRVPGQALPGKALVENLCMKAVNQSIGRAIRHQRDFASIVLLDQRYARPSTLAKLPAWIRDRVEVKATFGPAFAAMRKFHREKSGPS, from the exons ATGACTAATAAAACTCAGGAAGTTGTTGGCAtccatttcccttttcccttcccaccATATCCCATCCAGAAAGACTTCATGGCAGAGCTGTACCAGGTTTTGGAAGCTGGCAAGATTGGGATATTTGAGAGTCCAACAGGCACA GGAAAGTCCTTAAGTCTCATTTGTGGGGCCCTCTCCTGGCTCCGTGATTTTGAGCAGAAGAAACAACAAGAAGAGGCACGTCTCCTGGAACCTGGAGCTAACCTCTTAGGTGGTGGGAGGGACCAGCCCCCATTTTCCTCATCTTCCTGCCAAGAGCCCCCTGACACCCTGAGGCCTGCCGGGGAACCAGACTGGGTTACCCAGTTTgtacagaagaaagaagaaagggatatGGTGGAGAGACTAAAG GAGGAGCAGATcaggaggaggaagtgggaagAGTGCCTGCAGCAGACCCACCACAATGCACAGCTCAAGTATGCACCCAAGCGCCTG agacaagaagaagaagagactGAGAGTCTCCTCTGCCTCAGCAGGGAGATGCTGGCAGCAGGGACAGAGGCAGAGCAACTAGAGCAACTGGAATCTAGGGAGGAGGAGCTTGTCCTTGCGGAATATGAGAGTGATGAGGAGAAAAGAACAGCCCGCGG AGtagatgaggatgaggatgaccTGGAGGAAGAGCATATAACTAAG ATTTATTACTGCAGTCGGACACATTCCCAGCTGGCCCAGTTTGTGCACGAAGTACAGAAGAGCCCCTTTGGCAAGGAAACCCGGCTCGTCTCCCTTGGCTCCCGGCAG AACCTTTGTGTGAATGAAGATGTGAAAAACCTGGGTTCTGTGCAGCTTATCAATGACCGCTGCATAGAGATACAGAGAAGCAAACACG agaagaaaaacagagctGAGGAAGACAAGCCAAAGAAGAGGCGGCAGGAGACCAAGGCTGCCTGCCCCTTCTATAACCATGAGCAGATGCAGCTTCTCCGGGATGAGATCCTGGTGGAGGTGAAGGACATGGAGCAGCTGGTGACCCTTGGGAAGGAGGCTTGGGCCTGCCCTTATTATGGGAGCCGGTTTGCTATCCCTGCAGCCCAG CTGGTGGTGCTGCCCTATCCAATGTTGCTGCATGCTGCCACCCAGGAGGCTGCTGGCATCCGGCTGCAGGGCCAGGTGATCATCATTGATGAGGCACACAACCTGATTGATACCATCACAGGCATCTACAGCACAGAGGTCACTGGTTCCCAG ctctgccaggCCCATTCCCAGTTGCTCCAGTATATGGAAAGATATGG GAAGCGTTTGAAGGCCAAGAACCTGATGTACATTAAGCAGATTCTGTATTTGCTGGAGAAGTTTGTGGCTATGCTGGGAG ggaaCATTAAGCAAAATCCTAATACACAGAACCTCTCAAAGACAG GAACAGAGCTGAAGACCATCAATGACTTCCTCTTTCAGAGCCAGGTGGACAACATTAACCTGTTCAAG GTTCAGCGGTATTTCGAGAAGAGAATGGTCAGCAGGAAG CTCTTTGGCTTCACAGAACACTATGGAGCAGTCCTCCCATCTTCCCGGTTGCAGCCCAAACTGACTGGGTTTCAGCATTTCCTAAAGAGCCTGCAGCCTGGTGTCACGGAGG CTCCTGCAACCCCTGTGGAGGAGGATGAGACCAGGGCCCCGTGGCCCACTTCCCCATTGATGCACATCGAAGGCTTCCTTGCAGCTCTCACCACTGCCAACCAAGATGGCAGGGTCATCCTGAGCCGCCAAG GCAGCCTCAGTCAGAGCAGCCTCAAATTCTTGCTCCTGAATCCAGCTGTGCACTTTGCCCAGGTGGTGAAAGAATGCCGGGCAGTAGTCATTGCAGGTGGCACCATGCAGCCG GTGTCTGACTTTCGAGATCAGCTGCTGGCATGTGCTGGGGTGGAAGCTGAGCGAGTGGTGGAGTTTTCCTGTG GCCACGTGATCCCTCCAGACAACATCCTGCCCCTCGTCATCTGCAGCGGGCCCTCCAACCAGCAGTTGGAATTCACATACCAGAAGAGAGAGCTGCCTCAGATG ATGGACGAGACAGGCCGCATTCTCTGTAACCTGTGCAATGTGGTCCCTGGAGGGGTAGtctgttttttcccctcctatGAGTACCAGCACCAGGTCCATGCTCACTGGGACAAGAGTGGTCTGCTGGCCCGCCTGGCTGTCAGGAAAAAG ATATTCCAGGAACCCAAGAGAGCAAGCCAAGTGGAGCAGGTGCTGATGGCATATTCTAAGTGCATCACG AGCTGTGGCCAGGTGGGAGGCACAGTGACGGGTGCCCTGCTTCTCTCTGTGGTCGGAGGAAAGATGAGTGAAGGGATCAACTTCTCTGATGACCTGGGCCG GTGTGTGGTGATGATGGGCATGCCCTACCCCAACATCAGGTCTCCAGAGCTACAAGAGAAGATGGCCTACTTGGATCAGACCCTT CCTAGGGTCCCAGGTCAGGCCCTCCCAGGGAAGGCTTTGGTGGAGAATCTGTGTATGAAGGCTGTCAACCAATCCATAG GTAGAGCCATCAGGCATCAGAGGGACTTCGCCAGCATAGTGCTTCTGGACCAGCGGTACGCTCGCCCCTCTACCCTGGCAAAGCTGCCAGCCTGGATTCGAGACCGGGTCGAGGTCAAAGCCACTTTTGGCCCTGCATTTGCTGCTATGCGGAAG TTTCATCGGGAGAAGTCAGGCCCCTCCTGA